Below is a window of Jonesiaceae bacterium BS-20 DNA.
AACTAGGCTTCAACCGCGCGGATCAGGCGGTCATCATCATGTGCGGGTCCAAAAAATCTCTGGCCACCGGGGTTCCAATCGCCACCATCTTGTTTTCTCCCGCAACGGTGGGCATCATGGTCCTACCCATCATGATCTTCCATCAGATTCAGCTCATTGTTTGCGCCATCTTGGCCAAAAAGCTAGGCGAGCGCGCGGACGGGGCCGGTGCTCCCGCGAACAATTAGTTCCGTTGTGATCAGTGTGGTTCCCTGGCTGTTGCTTTGTGCTTCGATCTCCGCAATCAATATGGCAATACAGGTACTACCAATGCCGGTAAAGTCTTGGCGAACGGTGGTCAGCGGAGGCCAAAATGACTCTGCCTCATCGATATCATCAAATCCAACGATGCTGACATCGTTAGGAATATCTATGCCGCGCTCATGGAAGGCCCGCATTGCCCCTAGCGCCATCTGGTCATTCACCGCAAAGATGGCGGTGACATCGTCCCGCGCCGCTAATGCTTGGCCACATAGGTATCCGCTGTGGGTAGACCAGTCGCCAAGGCATGGTTCTGGAACAACAACGCCGGCCTTTGTCAGCGTTTCCCGCCAGGCTTGTTCACGGTTCATTGCGGAATACGAGGTCTTGGGCCCCGAGATGAGGTGGACTGTCTCATGACCCAAGTCCAGTAGGTGCTGCGTTGCTTGAACCGCGCCCAGTCGTTGATCACTATCGACTACCGCGTACTTATCCCCCGCCGTCGAGTCAGCTAGAACAACGGGTACTCTCGCCGGCAGGTCTAACTCAGTGCGGTCAAATAGCTTAGCCTCGGCGACCAACACGATGCCGTCAACGACGGATTCATTCAGTTGTTCAAAGGCGCTTGCGAGCCCCTGCGAGGTGGGCTCACTTACCGGGAACAAGGTGAGGGAATAACCCGCCTCCGCGGCCGCTATAGCGATGGCATCGAGTGTGCGGGTGTTGCCGTAGGTGGACAGGTTGAACATGATCACGCCAATGGACCGAAACCGTCCATACTTCAGCGCGCGGGCCGCACTATTGGGACGGTAGTCCAAGGTCTTCATTGCCTGCAGCACGCGCTGCCTGGTGGCTTCGGTGACGTTCGATTGACGGTTACTCACTCGCGAAACCGTCTGCGAAGAAACTCCCGCCAACCTAGCGACGTCCGCCATCGACGCACCGCGATTTGCAACAACTTCTGCCCTAGACACGTGACTCCATCCCCTCTGTGCGTTTCTCTCGAATCAGTACAGCATACGGTGCATTCCCGCCGCACCGGCATAACTACACTGCCCAAAACTGTTTAGGCAACCATACCGGAAACGAGTTAAACATTGTTTACCTAAACATGATACGCTTCTGGAAGTTCTTGTTTACCTAAACATCTGCGCTTTGCGAATAAGGTGGTTCGCCCATGTCCTTAACCAAGGATACCGAAACAGTTGTGGGAGCCGGGTTCCGCAAGTCCAAGAAATCTTGGTCTGGTTGGATGTTCATGGCTCCCTTCATAGTCGTGTTTGCGCTCGTTCTGTTGGCGCCAATTCTGTATGCCGTCTACCTCAGCCTGTTCGAAACCAGGATGATAGGCGGCTCCCAGTTCGTTGGCTTTGACAACTTTTTGCGCGCATTCAAAGACGCCCAGTTCTGGGATGGAGTCCTGCGAATCCTCAAGTTCTTCGCAATGCAGGTCCCCATCATGCTCGGTCTGGCTCTCGCAGCTGCCCTTGCAATTGACTCCAGCCGGCTGAAGGGAAAAAACTTCTTCCGGATCGGCATCTTTGTGCCTTACGCAGTCCCTGCCGTTGTTGCCACATTGATGTGGGGCTTCATGTTCGGTGATCGTTTTGGGCTCATAGGAAACCTCAACGAATTCTTCAACATCAACATCCCTTCACTGCTCTCTGCCAATCTGATCTTGCTGGCAATCGCTAACATTCAAATCTGGACCTTCACCGGATACAACATGTTGATCTTCTACTCTTCTCTGCGCACCATTCCAGAGGAATTGTATGAAGCAGCCGAGCTCGATGGAGCTAACCAATGGTGGATCATTCGTTCCATCAAGCTCCCGGCGTTGCGCGGCGCCATGGTCATCACGACGGTGTTCTCCATCATTGGTAGCTTCCAACTGTTCAATGAGCCCAACGTATTAAAGGGCATTGTGCCAAACAGCATCACGTCCTACTTCACGCCAAACATGTACGCATACAACCTGGCGTTTAGCGGGCAGCAGCACAACTACTCAGCAACAATCGCCCTCATTATGGGTGTGCTGACCATGGTCATTGCATACTCCGTTCAGCACTTTGGCACCCGGAAGGATGAGCGCTGATGTCCAAAACACGTCTGCGGTACCGTCAAGACAGCTCACCGCTCGCGGTTCTGAGCAACTCAAAGATCAAGAAGTCTTGGGTCCTCACCGGTTTCATGGTTCTACTCATTACGTATGTCTTTTTGCCACTGTTCTGGTTGATAGTGAACTCAACTAAGACTCAGGCATCTCTGTTTAGCAGCTTCGGTCTCTGGTTCAGCTCCGAGTTCTCGTTGATCGAGAACATCACCACGCTGTTCGCCTACGATGACGGCATCTTTCTACGTTGGCTGAGCAACACTGCTTTATACGTAGTGGTTGGCGCCGGCGGTGCAACCCTATTGGCCACATTTGGTGGCTACGCCCTAGCGAAGTTCGATTTCCCCGGCCGCCGTTGGGTTTTCATTCTGATTCTGGGTTCACTTTCGATCCCAGGCACGGCCCTTGCAGTGCCTACGTTCTTGCTCTTTAGCCAGATGGGGCTGACCAACACTCCGTGGGCCGTCATCCTGCCATCCCTGGTGTCCCCTTTTGGG
It encodes the following:
- a CDS encoding LacI family DNA-binding transcriptional regulator, translating into MSRAEVVANRGASMADVARLAGVSSQTVSRVSNRQSNVTEATRQRVLQAMKTLDYRPNSAARALKYGRFRSIGVIMFNLSTYGNTRTLDAIAIAAAEAGYSLTLFPVSEPTSQGLASAFEQLNESVVDGIVLVAEAKLFDRTELDLPARVPVVLADSTAGDKYAVVDSDQRLGAVQATQHLLDLGHETVHLISGPKTSYSAMNREQAWRETLTKAGVVVPEPCLGDWSTHSGYLCGQALAARDDVTAIFAVNDQMALGAMRAFHERGIDIPNDVSIVGFDDIDEAESFWPPLTTVRQDFTGIGSTCIAILIAEIEAQSNSQGTTLITTELIVRGSTGPVRALA
- a CDS encoding sugar ABC transporter permease, which gives rise to MSLTKDTETVVGAGFRKSKKSWSGWMFMAPFIVVFALVLLAPILYAVYLSLFETRMIGGSQFVGFDNFLRAFKDAQFWDGVLRILKFFAMQVPIMLGLALAAALAIDSSRLKGKNFFRIGIFVPYAVPAVVATLMWGFMFGDRFGLIGNLNEFFNINIPSLLSANLILLAIANIQIWTFTGYNMLIFYSSLRTIPEELYEAAELDGANQWWIIRSIKLPALRGAMVITTVFSIIGSFQLFNEPNVLKGIVPNSITSYFTPNMYAYNLAFSGQQHNYSATIALIMGVLTMVIAYSVQHFGTRKDER
- a CDS encoding carbohydrate ABC transporter permease; translated protein: MVLLITYVFLPLFWLIVNSTKTQASLFSSFGLWFSSEFSLIENITTLFAYDDGIFLRWLSNTALYVVVGAGGATLLATFGGYALAKFDFPGRRWVFILILGSLSIPGTALAVPTFLLFSQMGLTNTPWAVILPSLVSPFGLYLIWIYAAESVPTSLLEAARLDGAKEFRIFFTISSRLLAPGLVTVLLFSIVGTWNNYFLPLIMLNDPKWYPLTVGLNQWNAQSSTVGGEPIYHLVITGSLVAIIPIIAVFLYLQKYWQSGLAAGSVKQ